Genomic DNA from Brienomyrus brachyistius isolate T26 chromosome 22, BBRACH_0.4, whole genome shotgun sequence:
GGTCTTCACCTTCGGTTTTTTGGCAGTGTCTGCCTCGTTTAGTTGGTTGTACAAATTCAGAGGAATCTGCTCTGATCAAGAAACTGGAGTTCAGACATTGTTGTTCCATTGTGAGCCTAAACACAGATGTGTAACATTTTACAGTGCATACAGAACAACTGGGCACTTCTAGGTCCATTTTAGTCCCAGTTATGGGGCAGTGAGCTCAGTCTCAGTCCCAACTGAAAGTAACTTGTGGAACCGTGTCAATAACgacttatttttgtgatgcagccAAACCCGTTTTAAGCGTTTAATGGTCTCGTGTTTAAAACGTTTTCAATGTTAAACATTTTTAGTCGTGACCACATGCTGAAGCTGCGGTCATTTTaaaatctctctctctgtactaGGGCTGTAATTTTTATTTCCAGGAATTAAAAGCATTAGATGTTTCAAGTAAGTCTACTGTAAAAGGATGTTTGCAATTTAACACGAGAAACACTTTGTTATATGGTAATGTAAGAATTGCTAGTTTAGGTGTAATTACAAGTTTGGTCTAACTGTTGTCTAACGATTATGTATTCTAAAATGAAACCTTATGACCTTTTGATTAATTTTTGTCACCATcggtgtgaatatctgtaaataacatttacattaatttgtttaaaatttgtattttttttttttttttaaagaatgttTTGAGTCTTAACATTAAATCTATGGTGGGGAAAAAAAGGCTGATAATCTTTGCTGCCTGAGACCACTGAAGATGTTCAGCTTTAATATCCTTATTAAACCTATCACAGGTTCTTATTAGAAGTGGTTTTTATTAAGGATATAagtctggggggaaaaaaatgtaatccACAAATTGGCACCTTGACAACCAGACTCAAGGGAGAAGTGCTCTCGCGGAGACGAGATAAACCGAGCTGACTCCCCCGACGCTGAAGGGAGACTTGCGTGTGTGCTGAGGACGTCGCTTGGCCAGTCATGGGAAGATGGTGTTGATAATGCAAACTACTTAGCAGGAACCACATGTAGCCCTAATGCGAGTCGCAGTACGTGGAACGCTCTCCACACTGCAATTTCATAACTGGTCTAAATCTACAGCTATAGTTATTCATGCTGTCATAGCTGTATGCAGTCTGTTTCATTAGTTCATTTTAGTTGATTTTTGCTAGCGATCACTGGAAATTTGGCACGCAAATCCAAGACTGCACTGTGCCTTGCGAAGGCTTTATGTAACACTTGCATGAAAGATTCCACACGAGAAGTAAACGTGCATGTTGGCTGTGCTGTGGTTAAAGCACATGTCGAGAGATCAGCTTCGTGAAGTTTGTGGTTTGATACACTAATGACCCATGTCTCTTAAGCAACACCTGCGTTCATCTCGTCCCCGTGACACTTGTCCCCCGAGGGCTGTTGCCATGGTGCTGTAATTAGGGATCTTTATTGTAACGTCACTTTGCCTTGAGAAGGTGGGGAGATATTTTCGATGGCAGCTGGCTTATGAGGGTGATAATTAAAAACACTCACATTGAATCATCATTAAACCTCCATATTCTTTAACACAATACTCTGCCTACAGGAGTAACAACACGCTGAAATATCATGCTGTCATCGGTCAAGGTTGAGCAATCAgcataactcccccccccccccaaactcatgatacatttttaacagaaaaaaaacatctgggCCACATTCTCATCAAAGGCTAATTTTGCTATTATTTTCCCACCCAAAAGAGAAGTTTAAATTAGTCCAACTCCTGAGACCTGTTCCAACTGTAGCTCTCGGGGAAAACAACTGTAATTAGATCCAAACAATGTCATTAACTGCCAAACATTCGTTGCAAAAAAATAAGCTGTTTTTCAAAAACGCAGTCAGCATCTGCGTAGACGCCTACCTACACGTTGCCCGACTGGTTTCCTGCAATGcaaaaacattgttcctcccatATACACAAATGCAAAAACGCAGTGACTGCAGCTGTCGTCACCACTGCTCCAGTGTCATTGTCACCATTTTATCCATCCCATAAATAGACTGTTCGAGACCCTGTCTGTTACCAGGGCTGCAATGACGAGTCAACCAACACAGATCAAGACAATCCTTCCAATaatatgcatatttttttaatactttAAGTGAAGACTTTATTAGATAGGAATGCTTTGTAATACATATTCTTGCCCCTGTTATCAACACACCCCCCCTATACAAAAAAAGGCATCTTGAAGATAAGATATTCACCACCTGACCCTACCAGCAGGCACCACAAATGACCCAAAGCCGGCGTGTATCTGCCCGTCGACTCCCTTACGAGCTCAGCACCATGCCAGACCACGTCTCATGCTTGGTGCCAGGGACCAGGTGAGTGATGGTGACCTCCACGGCCTGGACCTTCTGGTGCTTGGGCGGGATGGAGCAGAGCTTGTAGCTGACCTCATCGCCCTCTACTGGCACGTACTCGCCCTCGATGCTGTGGGGGAGACATCGCGGGATCGGTGACGACGGGTCCCGCGGACGATCGTGACGGATAATGCAAACCGCTTAAGATCTCCCTCTGAGGACACATCTGCTGTCCCGGTCACCATGGTGATTGAAGGATTGTGCGATCAAAGGGTCTCAATGATGCGCACATCGACTTCAAAACAGTCCTGTACAAATACGACCACCAACCACCCTACACCCAGGATGGTGGGAGGGGGTACATGCCATACAGGCTTTCCCCAGCTTTTGGAACCCTCACTACCCTGTTTATCAGCTGTGGGTGTTTCACTAACACACACTATCTTTGTAACAAAAGGCGACCGGGTTTAAAAAGTCCCAGAACAAAAGGCAAACTTCATACTCACGCAATTAATAAAGGTTCCTTAAAGGAAACCAAAGCCAATTTAAAATGCGGTCCATGAATGACACACTAGATGTGTGTGGTGAATGAAGCCTGGGTGCTCGAAATGAGTCACAGTGGCTAACGAAGTCTGTAATTAAAAAGTGTAAAATGGCCGGATCTTTCACCCACATCGCAAGGAAATGGCAGCTGCCCTGGTCTGCTGCAGCAAGGTCAGATTTCCACTGGTTTAGCTCAGGTCAAGAACGGAAATTCAGAGCTAAGATGCCGCGATAATGAATATTGGCATTTCTCACTGTGCTTCACTGCGTCGCAGACAGGGGAGGACATGTTGTTTGTGGGGCCCAACGACCTCACCCACAGATAGTttccaaaactaaacaaacagtgAGTACAGTCGGGGGGTTGTAGCTAACTAGTTGATTAGCAGAACGTGCTTCTACAAAACATCAgtgataatgttttttttttttaaatatgtagtGGAGTGACATTGTTGCTAACAGGGGGCCCCAAACCTCCAGGTCCCACACAAATGTGGTGGGTAACACCAGCGCTGCACACACAGCTTGGAAAAACGCCCTCGACGAGCCACAGGATGCAAACTGGAACCACAAGAACCAGGGCGGAAATGAAGGCAGCCCCACCAGCCTAACAGATACGGTActggcctcctaagccagggATTGTGGGGTTGAGTCCCATCTGGGTTGAGACCCCTTTTGGGGACTCTCCAGGTTTGGACACTGAGCATGTAATTAGGTTGGAGGTTCAAATGCCAGGATTGGCAGGGTGAATTTACGACTGGGCTCTTGAGCAAAGTCCTTAACCCCTAAAGTCCCAGAGACCGTCTAACCCCGCTGACCCGGTCGCATGTTGCTTTTTATAAAAGTGTGTTAATAGATAACGGAAAGAGAAATGTAACTAATGAAACGTCAAGGGTTTTTCCCACCGGTTTCCTCGTCTCCCTGGATGCACGTGAACCCAGAGGCATTTGGGGGAGCGGGGCACTCACTCTGAGATGTGCACGAAGATGTCGCTGCCGCCGTCGGCTGGCGTGATGAAGCCGTGTCCTTTGGAGCGCGAGAAGCACTTGCACACGCCGGTGAACATGGGTCCCTCTGCGGCCCGCGCTGTGCTGCAGGGAGAGGCGGCACCAGCTCACAGATCGGTTGTATCAAAGGGACAGCAGCTTGCTGGGGGGCCGAGCCCCTCTTATCGGCAGCTAAAGCTCCTCTAATCTAAATGATGTTCATCTGGTTTTGGGGTCTATTCAACTAGATTTATTCAAATGACAGCGGTACATGCTGAGCATTCTTGCCAGGTGGGGCTCCCAACGGACACAAAAGGGAGGCCCTCACAAGCACGGCAGATGAGATACTCTCCCCCCTACGGCTTCATGTCCCAGACACCAGAGTCGTGAAACCGGAGACTAGAAGAATCAAACGTGGAAAGATCTAGAGACACATAAGCTGGCCATCTGGAACCAGAGGATGAGGATGGCCCAGGTGAAAAAGAGCATGCATCTCTCTGTTTCATCCATCGTTTTAGAGGCTGTCAAAGTTAACGCATTAACATATGAGCGTTAATCTTAAAGCTAAAATGCTTTGTTGTTTGATTGTGTACGAATTT
This window encodes:
- the carhsp1 gene encoding calcium-regulated heat-stable protein 1, producing MSSEASSPVQAAPPATSPTSPASPTSPGSLDLPSCRQRGCDRSPSPMRDYLIPSPLPTRRTRTCSATARAAEGPMFTGVCKCFSRSKGHGFITPADGGSDIFVHISDIEGEYVPVEGDEVSYKLCSIPPKHQKVQAVEVTITHLVPGTKHETWSGMVLSS